From Quercus lobata isolate SW786 chromosome 1, ValleyOak3.0 Primary Assembly, whole genome shotgun sequence, one genomic window encodes:
- the LOC115955016 gene encoding prostatic spermine-binding protein-like → MDPYAMTTLLGDAIFNIEEEEYLEVYQHALNGPSEEGIEDEDEDNEEGEAHDDDNEDEDNEEGEAHNDDNRDEDEGDEEGEAHDGDNEGREAHDDDNENQDNEESVEVFDEENIHGGEAFHNEDIEDNKKALEGDYDDSYG, encoded by the exons ATGGACCCATATGCTATGACTACTTTGTTGGGAGATGCTATTTTTAATATAGAGGAAGAAGAGTATTTGGAAGTCTATCAACATGCACTAAATGGTCCAAGTGAAGAAGGaattgaagatgaagatgaagataatGAAGAGGGAGAAGCccatgatgatgataatgaagaTGAAGATAATGAAGAAGGAGAAGCCCATAATGATGATAATAGGGATGaag atgaaggtgatgaagagGGAGAAGCCCATGATGGTGATAATGAAGGGAGAGAAGCccatgatgatgataatgagaATCAAGATAATGAAGAGAGTGTAGAGGTCTTTGATGAAGAAAATATCCATGGAGGAGAGGCCTTTCATAATGAAGATATAGAAGATAATAAGAAAGCCCTTGAAGGAGATTATGATGACTCTTATGGATAG